The Chrysiogenia bacterium genome has a segment encoding these proteins:
- a CDS encoding NAD-dependent epimerase/dehydratase family protein: MPASKKTTRKAAPKKAAPGAGKKTAKKRVSAPEGEAIAITGASGFLGAQVLSYLRSESRFERVVVLDIAKPTLPIRKTKFYKTDLTEPNCDARIAEIFEKENVTQVVHLAFFRNPHRNQAYAHELEVIGTLHLLHACAQAKVKKFLTATSTFVYGARPDNPNFLTEAHELRAKRSFGHVSNKAEAEGLIARFANQNPDIKVTVLRPGIILGPRRRAYVTSFFSRATIPTVLGYDPLMQFVHEDDVIDALVQCVTGEQRGVFNIVGSGVLPLSTILRVGGKWSVAVPSFVLYPSAGTLWVSGASDVPPEFYDYLRYLCIADGEKARLELGFEPRHSTKDTWLAFTGEERVRQFRAAS; encoded by the coding sequence GTGCCGGCATCAAAGAAGACCACGCGCAAGGCGGCCCCGAAAAAGGCCGCCCCCGGCGCGGGTAAGAAAACAGCCAAGAAACGGGTGAGCGCCCCCGAGGGCGAAGCCATCGCCATCACCGGGGCCAGCGGCTTTCTGGGGGCGCAGGTGCTCTCCTACCTGCGCAGCGAGTCGCGTTTCGAACGGGTCGTGGTGCTCGACATCGCCAAACCGACGCTCCCCATCCGCAAGACCAAGTTCTACAAGACCGACCTGACCGAACCCAACTGCGACGCGCGCATCGCGGAGATCTTCGAAAAAGAGAACGTGACCCAGGTTGTTCACCTGGCCTTCTTCCGCAATCCGCACCGCAACCAGGCCTACGCCCATGAGCTCGAAGTCATCGGCACCCTCCACCTGCTCCATGCGTGCGCGCAGGCAAAGGTGAAGAAGTTTCTCACGGCGACCTCGACCTTCGTCTACGGCGCGCGTCCCGACAATCCGAACTTCCTGACCGAGGCGCACGAGCTTCGCGCCAAGCGCAGCTTCGGTCACGTCTCGAACAAGGCGGAAGCCGAGGGACTCATCGCGCGCTTTGCGAATCAGAATCCCGACATCAAGGTCACCGTGCTGCGCCCGGGCATCATCCTGGGGCCGCGCCGGCGCGCCTATGTGACGAGCTTTTTCTCGCGCGCGACCATCCCGACGGTGCTGGGCTACGATCCGCTCATGCAGTTCGTGCACGAAGACGACGTGATCGACGCGCTCGTTCAGTGCGTCACGGGCGAACAGCGGGGCGTGTTCAACATCGTGGGCTCGGGCGTGTTGCCGCTCTCGACGATTCTACGCGTGGGCGGCAAGTGGAGCGTCGCCGTGCCGAGCTTCGTGCTCTACCCCTCGGCGGGAACGCTGTGGGTCTCGGGCGCCAGCGACGTGCCGCCGGAGTTCTACGACTACCTGCGCTATCTGTGCATCGCCGATGGCGAAAAAGCGCGCCTCGAACTCGGATTCGAGCCGCGGCATTCAACCAAGGACACCTGGCTGGCGTTCACCGGAGAAGAGCGGGTGCGCCAGTTCCGCGCCGCGTCCTGA
- a CDS encoding acyltransferase family protein yields the protein MAGAKSILGAMTPGDLAEALEDRLREELGAIRDPEIRREAEQRLAHTVNRLRSASADQEVVEKGPLAFFRDLRRRRREQAASRRRKRTGYGLHVDEFGFDRAYWRSVEPFFNYLYSNYWRIECTGVENVPIEGRGIIVANHSGLLPWDSVMLREAVQIEHSAQRHVRPLIEDFAYTMPFLGPFLLKIGIARADRQNAERLLAADKLIATFPEGVKGITKLFRDRYQLQRFGRGGTIRLAVRTKSPIIPTAIIGGEEIYPILAETEVVGGFLGLPKVPLTPTFPLLGPLGLVPLPSKWYIRFGTPIDLSHLGEEDLKDDILVNRLNEEVRAQVQSMVHDLLRIRRSAWMG from the coding sequence GTGGCAGGAGCGAAATCCATACTGGGCGCAATGACGCCGGGCGACCTGGCCGAGGCGCTCGAGGATCGTCTGCGCGAGGAACTGGGTGCCATCCGCGACCCGGAAATCCGTCGCGAGGCCGAGCAGCGCCTTGCCCACACGGTCAATCGCCTTCGTTCCGCCTCCGCCGATCAGGAAGTCGTCGAGAAGGGGCCGCTGGCCTTCTTCCGCGACCTGCGCCGCCGGCGGCGCGAGCAGGCGGCTTCGCGCCGGCGCAAGCGCACGGGCTACGGCCTGCACGTCGATGAGTTCGGATTCGACCGCGCCTATTGGCGCAGCGTCGAGCCCTTCTTCAACTACCTGTATTCGAATTACTGGCGCATCGAGTGCACCGGCGTCGAGAACGTGCCCATCGAGGGGCGTGGGATCATCGTCGCCAACCACTCGGGCCTGCTGCCCTGGGACTCGGTCATGCTTCGCGAAGCGGTGCAGATCGAGCACTCGGCCCAGCGCCATGTGCGCCCGCTGATCGAGGACTTCGCCTACACGATGCCCTTTTTGGGGCCCTTTCTGCTCAAGATCGGCATTGCGCGTGCCGACCGGCAGAATGCCGAGCGCCTGCTGGCCGCCGACAAGCTGATCGCCACCTTCCCCGAAGGCGTCAAAGGCATCACGAAGCTCTTTCGGGACCGCTACCAGCTCCAGCGCTTCGGCCGTGGCGGCACGATCCGCCTGGCCGTTCGGACCAAATCGCCGATTATTCCCACCGCCATCATCGGCGGCGAGGAGATTTACCCCATTCTGGCCGAGACCGAGGTGGTCGGGGGCTTCCTGGGATTGCCCAAGGTGCCGCTGACCCCGACTTTTCCGCTGCTGGGGCCGCTGGGACTCGTCCCGCTGCCTTCGAAATGGTACATTCGATTCGGAACGCCCATCGATCTGTCCCACCTGGGAGAGGAAGACCTCAAGGACGACATCCTCGTCAATCGCTTGAACGAGGAAGTGCGCGCCCAGGTGCAGTCGATGGTGCATGACTTGTTGAGGATTCGACGCTCCGCCTGGATGGGCTGA